Proteins co-encoded in one Podarcis muralis chromosome 12, rPodMur119.hap1.1, whole genome shotgun sequence genomic window:
- the LSM5 gene encoding U6 snRNA-associated Sm-like protein LSm5 isoform X2, which yields MKSDKEIVGTLLGFDDFVNMVLEDVTEFEITPEGRRITKLDQILLNGNNITMLVPGGEGPEV from the exons ATGAAAAGTGATAAAGAAATTGTTGGCACACTCCTAGGATTTGATGACTTTGTCA ACATGGTATTGGAAGATGTTACAGAATT TGAGATCACACCTGAAGGACGAAGAATTACAAAGCTAGACCAGATTTTGCTAAATGGAAATAACATAACAATG CTGGTTCCCGGAGGAGAAGGACCAGAAGTGTAA
- the LSM5 gene encoding U6 snRNA-associated Sm-like protein LSm5 isoform X1 — protein sequence MAANATTNPSQLLPLELVDKCIGSRIHIVMKSDKEIVGTLLGFDDFVNMVLEDVTEFEITPEGRRITKLDQILLNGNNITMLVPGGEGPEV from the exons ATGGCGGCCAACGCGACTACCAACCcgtctcagcttctgcctcttg AGCTGGTGGACAAGTGCATAGGCTCACGAATTCACATCGTGATGAAAAGTGATAAAGAAATTGTTGGCACACTCCTAGGATTTGATGACTTTGTCA ACATGGTATTGGAAGATGTTACAGAATT TGAGATCACACCTGAAGGACGAAGAATTACAAAGCTAGACCAGATTTTGCTAAATGGAAATAACATAACAATG CTGGTTCCCGGAGGAGAAGGACCAGAAGTGTAA